In a single window of the Elaeis guineensis isolate ETL-2024a chromosome 6, EG11, whole genome shotgun sequence genome:
- the LOC105036574 gene encoding uncharacterized protein: protein MVWIGNRVRASLESAYLPRSADRSEKVLPNRHPLNFYLPHSPGRRMRLDFPSLGDVAICRHGRNCNLPLPLDSFIMSRCNLAKTPLFSRVPRGSICWKSAPVSVLEALENSARSNSQTLRSGSGKSARYLPVGFPQRILESSSGKEARSFSSGFHLKSLETIGGMGTRIFQSGFCVKTLDSRNFSDGFDLRAQRRMHVLGTKVFSSGSEQRTVDNAESKTLPWIAAYKDGERKGVKKRPSIRSNRSLWEQSAERYFSRSGGILVKENSESGDRNEEKLKSTRGFATEENYQEVGEEDDEPIDDPRWDRIQNKSKGFIDQESRFEKPQVHQWNKQEKWGRKTWKDATESSVPKMVGQGVYGVGPILAALTAARREFYALFVQEGLDLSKNNKKKDKKAVEKVLQIAEKIGLKVIEASKHDLNMAVDNRPHQGLVLDASPLEMVNIRELEPVSVEGQKAPLWVALDEVTDPQNLGAIIRSAYFFGAEGVVLCAKNSAPLSGVVSKASAGSLELIELLSCKNMMQFLSSSIENGWRVLGGSVSSRAIPLNEVEAGFPTILVLGSEGSGLRPLVERTCTELIRIPGFMPGLVGKLDAEKKDRTNSGQDLKSFLAVESLNVSVAAGVLLYHLIGNNSHVIGEKPNDAFM from the coding sequence ATGGTTTGGATCGGCAACAGAGTACGAGCTAGCCTGGAATCAGCGTATTTACCCAGGTCCGCGGACCGCTCTGAAAAGGTGCTCCCCAACCGCCACCCTTTAAACTTTTATTTGCCCCATTCGCCCGGCCGTCGGATGCGCTTGGACTTCCCTTCCCTCGGCGATGTGGCAATCTGTCGGCATGGAAGAAATTGCAATCTTCCTCTGCCGCTCGACAGCTTTATCATGTCTCGCTGCAATCTCGCCAAGACCCCACTATTTTCAAGGGTTCCGAGAGGGTCCATATGCTGGAAATCGGCTCCTGTGTCTGTCCTGGAAGCCCTCGAGAATAGCGCTAGATCGAACTCCCAAACCTTACGAAGCGGTAGTGGAAAAAGCGCTCGATATTTACCCGTGGGATTTCCTCAGAGGATCTTGGAAAGCAGTAGCGGAAAGGAAGCTAGAAGCTTTTCAAGTGGGTTTCATCTGAAGTCGCTGGAAACTATTGGTGGCATGGGAACCAGGATTTTCCAAAGTGGATTTTGTGTGAAAACCCTTGATTCCAGGAATTTCTCGGACGGATTTGACCTGAGAGCCCAAAGAAGAATGCACGTGCTCGGAACTAAGGTATTCTCCAGCGGCTCAGAGCAGAGAACTGTGGATAATGcggaaagcaagacccttccttGGATAGCAGCCTATAAAGACGGAGAACGAAAGGGGGTGAAGAAAAGGCCTTCAATAAGAAGCAATCGCTCCTTATGGGAACAGTCGGCGGAGAGATATTTTTCCAGAAGTGGTGGAATCCTGGTGAAAGAGAACAGTGAGAGTGGAGATAGAAATGAAGAGAAGCTCAAAAGTACCAGAGGTTTTGCTACAGAAGAAAATTATCAGGAGGTCGGGGAGGAAGATGATGAACCTATTGATGATCCAAGATGGGATAGGATCCAGAATAAGTCCAAGGGCTTTATTGATCAAGAGTCTCGTTTTGAGAAACCACAAGTTCATCAGTGGAATAAGCAAGAGAAATGGGGAAGAAAGACATGGAAAGATGCCACCGAGTCATCAGTTCCTAAAATGGTTGGCCAAGGGGTTTATGGGGTGGGTCCAATTTTGGCAGCATTGACAGCAGCAAGGAGGGAATTTTATGCTCTCTTTGTGCAGGAAGGGTTGGACTTGAGCAAAAACAATAAGAAGAAGGACAAGAAAGCAGTGGAGAAGGTCTTGCAGATAGCTGAAAAGATAGGATTGAAGGTTATAGAAGCTTCTAAGCATGATCTGAATATGGCAGTCGACAACCGACCTCATCAAGGTTTGGTGCTCGATGCTTCTCCATTGGAGATGGTTAATATTAGGGAACTAGAGCCTGTGTCAGTGGAGGGTCAAAAAGCTCCTCTCTGGGTGGCTTTGGATGAGGTCACAGACCCTCAGAATTTAGGAGCCATTATAAGGTCAGCATATTTTTTTGGTGCAGAAGGGGTGGTGTTGTGTGCAAAGAACTCAGCACCTTTGAGTGGTGTAGTTAGCAAAGCCAGTGCTGGCTCCCTCGAATTGATCGAGCTACTGTCTTGTAAGAACATGATGCAGTTCTTGTCATCATCAATTGAGAATGGGTGGAGGGTTCTTGGAGGGTCAGTTTCTTCAAGAGCTATCCCATTAAATGAGGTTGAAGCTGGGTTTCCTACGATACTTGTGTTGGGAAGTGAAGGCAGTGGGTTGAGACCTCTAGTGGAGAGGACGTGTACTGAGTTGATTAGAATTCCTGGATTCATGCCTGGATTGGTTGGAAAATTGGATGCTGAGAAAAAGGATCGGACTAATTCTGGGCAAGATCTTAAGTCCTTTCTTGCTGTAGAGAGCTTGAATGTAAGTGTGGCAGCAGGTGTGTTGCTATACCATCTGATTGGGAACAATAGTCATGTTATAGGTGAGAAACCAAATGATGCCTTTATGTAA
- the LOC105047447 gene encoding elongation factor 2, with translation MVKFTVEELRRIMDMKHNIRNMSVIAHVDHGKSTLTDSLVAAAGIIAQEVAGDVRMTDTRQDEAERGITIKSTGISLYYEMSDESLKNYKGERNGNEYLINLIDSPGHVDFSSEVTAALRITDGALVVVDCVEGVCVQTETVLRQALGERIRPVLTVNKMDRCFLELQVEGEEAYQTFLRVIENANVIMATYEDPLLGDVQVYPEKGTVAFSAGLHGWAFTLTNFAKMYATKFGVDEAKMMERLWGENYFDPTTKKWTSKHTGSPTCKRGFVQFCYEPIKQIISTCMNDQKDKLWPMLQKLGVTMKSDEKELVGKALMKRVMQTWLPASNALLEMMIFHLPSPSKAQKYRVENLYEGPLDDIYATAIRNCDPEGPLMLYVSKMIPASDKGRFFAFGRVFSGRVATGMKVRIMGPNYVPGQKKDLYVKSVQRTVIWMGKKQESVEDVPCGNTVAMVGLDQYITKNATLTNEKEVDAHPIRAMKFSVSPVVRVAVQCKVASDLPKLVEGLKRLAKSDPMVVCAIEESGEHIVAGAGELHLEICLKDLQEDFMGGAEIVVSDPVVSFRETVLEKSCRTVMSKSPNKHNRLYMEARPMEDGLAEAIDEGRIGPRDDPKVRAKILSEEFGWDKDLAKKIWCFGPETTGPNMVVDMCKGVQYLNEIKDSVVAGFQWASKEGALAEENMRAICFEVCDVVLHADAIHRGGGQVIPTARRVIYASQLTAKPRLLEPVYLVEIQAPEQALGGIYGVLNQKRGHVFEELQRPGTPLYNIKAYLPVIESFGFSSTLRAATSGQAFPQCVFDHWDMMSSDPLEPGTQAAQLVSDIRKRKGLKEQMTPLSEYEDKL, from the exons ATGGTGAAGTTCACAGTTGAAGAGCTCCGTAGGATTATGGACATGAAGCATAACATCCGTAACATGTCTGTCATAGCACATGTTGATCATG GCAAGTCTACTCTCACTGATTCTCTGGTGGCGGCTGCTGGAATCATTGCCCAGGAAGTTGCTGGAGATGTCAGGATGACTGACACCCGTCAGGATGAAGCAGAGCGTGGTATCACGATCAAATCTACAGGGATCTCTCTTTACTATGAGATGAGTGATGAGTCTCTAAAAAACTACAAGGGTGAGAGAAATGGAAATGAGTACCTCATCAACCTGATTGATTCACCTGGGCATGTCGACTTCTCTTCTGAGGTCACTGCTGCTCTCCGTATTACTGATGGTGCATTAGTCGTTGTTGACTGTGTGGAGGGTGTGTGTGTCCAAACTGAAACTGTTCTCCGGCAAGCACTTGGAGAAAGAATAAGACCTGTCTTGACTGTTAACAAGATGGATAGATGTTTCTTGGAGCTTCAAGTTGAAGGTGAGGAAGCCTATCAGACTTTTCTTCGTGTCATTGAGAATGCAAATGTTATTATGGCAACCTACGAAGATCCCCTTCTTGGTGATGTCCAAGTCTATCCGGAGAAGGGGACTGTCGCTTTCTCTGCTGGGTTGCACGGTTGGGCTTTCACTCTGACCAACTTTGCCAAGATGTATGCTACCAAATTTGGAGTCGATGAGGCTAAGATGATGGAAAGGCTGTGGGGTGAGAATTACTTTGACCCAACAACCAAGAAGTGGACTAGCAAGCACACAGGTTCTCCTACTTGTAAGCGTGGCTTTGTACAATTTTGTTACGAACCAATCAAACAAATTATTAGCACTTGCATGAATGATCAGAAAGACAAATTATGGCCGATGCTGCAGAAACTGGGTGTGACCATGAAATCTGATGAGAAGGAGCTAGTAGGTAAAGCTTTAATGAAGCGTGTCATGCAGACTTGGCTGCCTGCGAGCAATGCCCTCCTTGAAATGATGATCTTCCACCTTCCATCTCCTTCCAAGGCACAGAAGTACCGTGTCGAGAACTTATACGAGGGCCCACTTGATGATATATATGCAACTGCTATCAGAAATTGTGACCCAGAAGGTCCTCTTATGCTATATGTTTCAAAGATGATTCCTGCTTCTGATAAGGGTAGGTTCTTTGCATTTGGTCGGGTTTTCTCTGGAAGGGTGGCTACAGGTATGAAGGTACGGATCATGGGACCAAACTATGTCCCAGGTCAGAAAAAAGACTTGTATGTGAAGAGCGTGCAAAGGACTGTTATCTGGATGGGTAAGAAACAGGAGTCTGTAGAGGATGTGCCTTGTGGAAACACGGTTGCCATGGTTGGGTTAGATCAATATATCACCAAGAATGCAACTCTGACAAATGAGAAGGAAGTCGATGCCCACCCAATAAGAGCCATGAAATTTTCTGTTTCTCCTGTTGTACGTGTAGCAGTTCAATGCAAGGTTGCATCTGACCTTCCCAAGCTCGTTGAAGGTTTAAAACGTCTGGCCAAATCAGATCCTATGGTGGTCTGTGCAATAGAAGAATCTGGTGAGCACATTGTTGCAGGTGCTGGAGAGCTCCACCTTGAGATTTGCTTGAAAGATCTGCAGGAGGATTTCATGGGAGGTGCAGAGATTGTGGTCTCTGACCCCGTGGTCTCTTTCAGGGAAACTGTCCTTGAGAAATCTTGCCGGACTGTGATGAGCAAGTCACCAAACAAGCACAATCGGCTCTATATGGAAGCACGACCCATGGAAGATGGGCTTGCTGAGGCCATTGATGAAGGGCGTATTGGCCCACGAGATGATCCAAAAGTACGTGCAAAGATTCTGTCTGAGGAGTTTGGTTGGGACAAGGATCTTGCTAAGAAGATCTGGTGCTTTGGGCCTGAAACCACTGGCCCTAACATGGTTGTCGATATGTGCAAGGGAGTACAGTACCTTAATGAAATTAAGGACTCTGTTGTGGCTGGTTTCCAGTGGGCATCAAAAGAAGGAGCATTGGCTGAAGAAAATATGCGTGCAATATGCTTTGAAGTATGTGATGTGGTTCTGCATGCTGATGCTATTCACAGAGGTGGTGGTCAGGTCATTCCAACAGCTAGAAGGGTCATATATGCATCACAGTTGACTGCTAAACCAAGGCTTTTGGAACCAGTTTACCTGGTAGAGATTCAGGCTCCTGAGCAGGCACTCGGGGGCATCTATGGTGTTCTTAACCAGAAGCGTGGCCATGTATTTGAAGAGCTACAAAGGCCGGGTACCCCTCTTTACAACATCAAGGCTTACCTTCCGGTTATCGAGTCCTTTGGGTTCTCAAGCACTCTGAGGGCTGCAACGTCAGGTCAGGCATTCCCTCAGTGCGTGTTTGACCACTGGGACATGATGTCTTCTGACCCATTGGAGCCTGGTACTCAAGCAGCACAACTTGTGAGTGACATCCGCAAGAGGAAAGGCTTGAAGGAGCAGATGACCCCATTATCCGAATATGAAGACAAGCTCTAA